A region from the Lysobacter antibioticus genome encodes:
- a CDS encoding DUF6689 family protein, whose product MGKLALASRLLAAAALFVSSAVASAQSLPVTVNASGNTATIVVGDPAQPVADLTLTFDDASGLQASSLGVSAQLVSLTDSALLARLPSLGLTPLDPAFPLLITIEPPALGGLSFRRGVRVEVHTHALSYSAGSSYRLFKASLGGNFRDISDEIAPGSVRARGTTGGFSQFLVLSDLRATGSVIAQKISWLRARVDQLPVAEQAAFDAWLDTVATAVAAAEYADAIAALDAFRARAVARAGSPLADQWRAARDLDNHAGELIAGAATLKFSVAYLRDFGQ is encoded by the coding sequence ATGGGGAAGTTGGCGTTGGCGTCGAGGCTGCTGGCAGCCGCCGCCCTGTTCGTGTCCAGCGCCGTCGCATCGGCGCAATCACTGCCGGTCACCGTCAACGCTTCCGGCAACACCGCCACGATCGTGGTCGGCGATCCCGCGCAGCCGGTCGCCGATCTCACCCTGACCTTCGACGACGCCAGCGGCCTGCAGGCGTCCAGCCTGGGGGTCAGCGCCCAGCTGGTCAGCCTTACCGACAGCGCCCTGCTCGCGCGCCTGCCTAGCCTCGGCCTGACTCCGCTCGATCCCGCCTTTCCGCTGCTGATCACCATCGAGCCGCCGGCGCTCGGCGGGCTCAGCTTTCGTCGCGGCGTGCGCGTCGAAGTGCACACCCACGCGCTGAGCTACAGCGCGGGCAGTTCCTACCGCCTGTTCAAGGCCTCGCTGGGCGGCAACTTCCGCGACATCTCCGATGAAATCGCCCCGGGCAGCGTGCGCGCGCGCGGCACCACCGGCGGTTTCTCGCAGTTCCTGGTGCTGTCGGACCTGCGCGCCACCGGCAGCGTGATCGCCCAGAAGATTTCCTGGCTGCGCGCCCGCGTCGATCAATTGCCCGTGGCCGAGCAGGCGGCGTTCGATGCCTGGCTGGACACCGTCGCCACCGCCGTTGCCGCGGCCGAGTACGCCGATGCGATCGCGGCGCTGGATGCGTTCCGTGCCCGCGCCGTCGCGCGCGCCGGCAGTCCGCTCGCCGATCAGTGGCGCGCCGCCCGCGACCTCGACAACCACGCCGGCGAACTGATCGCGGGGGCCGCGACGCTGAAGTTCAGCGTCGCCTACCTGCGCGACTTCGGCCAATAA